A single Thermotoga sp. DNA region contains:
- a CDS encoding acyl carrier protein, whose amino-acid sequence MANREEILSKVKNIISEKLGVDEAQVTEEAKLIDDLGADSLDLVDLVMDFESEFGVKVDDADLEKISTVKDVVDYIEKKLG is encoded by the coding sequence GTGGCGAACAGAGAGGAGATCCTTTCAAAGGTGAAGAACATAATCTCAGAGAAGCTGGGAGTGGACGAAGCACAGGTTACAGAAGAGGCAAAGCTCATAGACGACCTTGGAGCGGACTCTCTCGACCTTGTCGATCTTGTGATGGATTTCGAGAGTGAGTTCGGAGTGAAGGTGGACGATGCCGATCTCGAAAAGATCTCGACGGTGAAGGACGTTGTGGACTACATCGAAAAGAAATTGGGGTGA